From Paraglaciecola sp. L1A13:
ATCATACAATTTATCTTTTAGAATGAGATTCACAGCCTTGTCGTAGGCTTGATCTTCATTTAAGGTCGTCTGATGAGATGGCTGGCTTGTTACTTCACCCTGAGAAAGCGACTCAGAGCCTCCAGAAGATGGTTGTGTCATCACCGCAGCTATACGCTTATCAATCTCTAAATAAAGCTCTCTCTGACGTTCCAGGATCCGCTCTAGTTGATAATTGTGTTTTTCAATACTGCCTCTGAGTTCGTTTACATCATTCTGCAGAAGATCAAGCTGCTCCTGAACCCGATGCTGTTGCTCAGTTCGAGTATTGAAAATACGTTCTAAGGTACTTAAACGTGACTCTGTACTGCCACTGCTTACGTCTGCAACAGGCGCAGGAGCCGCATTAACTGCGGCTCCAAATATCGCTGACAGAGTAAGCGCAATAATGCGTTTATTCATAAGTCCAACTTTTATTGATAAACCAAAACACCGCGACGATTTTCAGTAAATGCAGCATCGCTGCCTGAAGTATTGATTGGCTTCTCTTCTCCATATGAAACAACTGAA
This genomic window contains:
- the ybgF gene encoding tol-pal system protein YbgF, coding for MNKRIIALTLSAIFGAAVNAAPAPVADVSSGSTESRLSTLERIFNTRTEQQHRVQEQLDLLQNDVNELRGSIEKHNYQLERILERQRELYLEIDKRIAAVMTQPSSGGSESLSQGEVTSQPSHQTTLNEDQAYDKAVNLILKDKLYDDAIPEFQSFLQNFPNSSYASNAHYWLGQLLFNKQDWSAAASQFETLINSFPDSSKRADAMLKLGICEQERSNIARSVELWKKVVSEYPTSSARKLAEIKLKAVN